One genomic window of Ammospiza nelsoni isolate bAmmNel1 chromosome 4, bAmmNel1.pri, whole genome shotgun sequence includes the following:
- the SPP1 gene encoding osteopontin, whose protein sequence is MKVVVLCLCLISITAAWPVIQSKQHAISSSSKEKYDSRGHHLHKYHNDYVNSQSQESQQHPQSDLASSQQTLYSSEESVDVPEQLPFPDVSSKSHEDMDDDDDDDDNDSNDTDESEEVVTIFPTDIPVTEPFPTFPFTRGDNAGRGDSVAYRMRAKAALLKSIKLRKAMKKLIYDATEEDESDMDAESQHSVSREDPASRRSLRKHASSVVWSDRSHGRDSSEQDSHPHDRSLENDSRPKSDSHEAEGDSSKSGMRGDSLSSVESRESHPSVESRERRDSHPSVESRERRDSHSSVESRESHPSVESRESRDRVSAELSDHISSQTLESAEDSQDRHSIESNEVTL, encoded by the exons ATGAAGGTGGTAGTTCTGTGTTTATGCCTTATCAGCATCACAGCTGCATGGCCA gTGATTCAATCCAAGCAGCATGCCATTTCTTCCAGCtccaaagaaaaatat gACTCCAGGGGCCATCACTTGCATAAGTACCACAATGACTATGTGAATTCTCAGTCTCAGGAGAGtcagcagcacccacagagtGACCTGGCATCATCTCAGCAG ACCCTTTACTCTTCAGAAGAAAGTGTGGATGTCCCAGAACAACTG CCCTTTCCTGATGTGTCAAGCAAGAGCCATGAAGAcatggatgatgatgatgatgacgatgacaATGATTCCAATGACACAGATGAATCTGAAGAGGTTGTCACGATTTTCCCCACGGACATTCCAGTAACTGAACCATTCCCCACTTTCCCTTTCACCCGAGGAGACAATGCTGGCAGAGGTGACAGTGTGGCCTACAGGATGAGGGCAAAAGCTGCACTGTTGAAGTCTATCAAACTCCGCAAAGCCATGAAAAAG CTCATTTATGATGCGACTGAGGAAGATGAGAGCGACATGGATGCAGAGAGCCAGCACTCTGTCTCCCGGGAGGATCCTGCTTCCCGCAGGTCCCTGAGGAAGCACGCCAGCAGTGTGGTGTGGTCTGACCGGAGCCACGGGCGGGACAGCAGCGAGCAGGACAGCCACCCGCATGACCGGAGCTTGGAAAACGACAGCAGGCCCAAATCCGACAGCCACGAGGCAGAAGGGGACAGTAGCAAGTCTGGTATGAGAGGGGACAGCCTCTCGAGTGTGGAAAGCAGGGAGAGCCATCCGAGTGTGGaaagcagggagagaagggacAGCCATCCGAGTGTGGaaagcagggagagaagggacAGCCACTCGAGTGTGGAAAGCAGGGAGAGCCACCCGAGTGTAGAAAGCAGGGAGAGCCGGGACCGCGTGTCAGCGGAGCTCTCTGACCATATCAGCAGCCAAACGCTGGAAAGTGCCGAGGATTCTCAAGATCGTCACAGCATCGAAAGCAACGAAGTCACCCtttaa